The DNA window TTTCTTTTAAGGATTTCCATGATTTAATGGTTTAATAGGCATTTTAAGCTTTTCACGGCTGGGGGCACGCATACGGTGCAGAATGAGCTTGTCCAGATCCTCTCATCCCCACCAGAGAGCAAAGTCTCTTGTGGATGCTCCAGATCAGGCTGGAGCCCAAAAGTGCCTGCGTGAGGTGGCTGGGGACACCTTCCCGGCACAGCTGAGTCCCCGCTCTCCTCTGGGGAGCAAATTTAGAAATATCTGACCCTAAAAATTGATTGACCTTGGTAGAGGTCGCCAGCCCGAGGTGTGGTGCGGGTCCCACCTTCTAGGGCTTTGCTCCGCCGGGGAACGCTGGAGACGCCGAGAGGCTTTGCCCAGCCCTTTCTTACCACCTGAAAGACAAGGGCTTTTCTGCCTCCCCTGAAATAAACTGGGGGGCAGCAGCTGGGACCCGACCCGCTCAATCCACCAGTGTCAGGCAAGACGAGCCGCCTTCCCTGCATGTCCTCTGGGACGTTTGTTGTACCCCAAAAACCTCCCAAAAGGCATGAAACCAGCATCTCTGGCTGCATCTGACTGATGTGgcttttgggaggaaaaaaaattctgtccttGGGATTTTTCCTGGTAAATCCAGGGATCTGGCAGGTTCTGGGGGCGGGTAAATCCTGCTGGGATTTTATGGCATTTCCCCCACAAACTCCTTTCCTTCAGGCCATGGCTCTGGCCAGGCAGTGGGGGGaacggggaggggacgggggcaAGCGGACGGAGCCGGAAGGTGCACTGACTTGCTCGGCGCGAGCTCCACGTACGCCTGGGAGCAGCTGTTTGAGACTAGAATcgttcctttttccttccctcagcaggAATCTCTGGGGTTGATAACAGTTTCCAAATTTAGGGGGATGCAAAGGCAAAGAAATCCCAGCTTTGCCATTTCAGTTCAAAGGGAAAGGGCAAAAACCGCCACTGGAAAAggctgtttctttctgaaatatggCATCAGTTTTGTAACTCCCggttggaaagagaaaaaaaaaataaatcgatTGGCATTTTGCCACGCATTTTTCTATCGCTCGGGCTTAGGCAGTGCCTTGGCTTCTTGGCAAGAGCGGGAAGCGAGGCAGCGCGTTGCGAGgcagctgccagggcagggggttacCAGGcgaatttaaaatataaaaccacGAGTATTTCACCGGGGACACGGATGCTAAACAAATCTGCTCGGCCGCTTGGCCACCACTGGTTGCCCCTCACTCCGTCACTCCTGAGGCGGATTTTGGCTCCACCAAAAtccttgaggaggaaaaaaacctcccgTTGGACGGGACTCCCCAAGTCAACGCCGTGGGGCACCCCAAGGCACCCCATTTCTGGTGTTATTTGCAGCCACGCTCCGCTCCGTCCCCTCGCCCCGCGCTGGGGTGGGGGACGCAGCCGGCGGGGGAGCAGCTTGGTGCCTGGGAAAACCCCGCGGAGCCGGAGGCCGCGTTCTGCGGGGATGGCTGGAGACAGGTTGGAGCTCGCCCGAAGCGGGGTTCCCTCGGAGCAGGGCGGTTTGTCGCGGTGAAACACCGTGGGATGGCAAAGCTGCCGAGTTGCTTCCCTCCGCCGACAGCACGGGGCAGCACCGGACCTCGGGAGCATCCCGACGCCACTGCTTTCTGGGTTCGGGTGGATTTGGGATTTGCTCCGTTGTTTcaccttctttccctttttctttttctttttttttttttgcaggcaaaCAGCACACCGCCACAATGCCAGAGCCGTAAGTAGCACGAGTTCCCCTCGGATTTCACTAAATCCTCGCCTGGCTGGCTGAGCTTgtccatttttgggggggttcatGCTCGAGACCTCTGTGCCATTCCCCTTGCAAAAACTATCTTTCAATAAAATTTGTTAGTGATTTCGATGTCCCAATTCCAACCTTGGAGCTTTCCTAGATCACGAAGTAGCGATCCAAGGTGGGCAGCACCACTCGCTTTGCCGCGAGGCTCTTCGTAGCACATCACACAAATATAACACGTTCCCCAGCGTGAACAGAAGGGAGAAACCTCCCCGCGAGGCTTTCATCAAGCGAAAATGtggagatgccccagccctgcaaacccGAACAGGCTCCAGCCATCCTGCgtgccagcccccggccccgcggggaacGCGCGAACGAGAGTGTTGTGGCCCAAAATGCAGGGACCGAGCCAGGGCTGGCACTATGGGCAGCACGTGCCGTGTTTGAGTGGCATTTTGGCTTTCTGAGCAGTGCGTTTCTGCGTTTCCAGAGAGCGCGGTCGTCTCAGACCCGGCTCACTCGCAGGTGGCAACTGTTAGATAGAGAAATAAGGAAACCAACTGTAATTGCATGAGATGCTTTTCTTGACTGCCACCTCTTTTTGACTGCTGTTCACTGACGCCCCgttctcttctcctcttccttatTGCTCCTTCCTGAATGCACGAACTGCAGGGAGGTAAGTGTCGTGCCTTTCGGGAGCGAACTCAACGCTACCCTGCATTTGCTGTGAGTTTGTTttcaaaggtggtttttttttttttccccttctctttcccctaGAGAAAATCCAAGATCACAGCCTCACGCAAACTCTTGTTGAAGGTGAGTCCTGAGGGCTGGAAACTCCCTGGGGTTTGTCTCGCTGGGGGAAAGGAGCCGGGGTTGAAGTGCGTGGTCGGAGGGACAGCGATGAGGAACGGCAGAAGTATGGGTCTTGGGGAGCAGCTCCCGTTCCCACCTCTTGTCTTCTCAAAAATCCTCACTCATGTGGGCTTTGTGGTCCAGGCACCAAACAAACCTCCCCTCACCTCCACTTAATTAAGGTGGGGAGAGACTCCGACGCCTTCAGCTCTAAAGCCACAGACCTGGTGTTGGTgcaccagcagccctgcagcccaagCTTGGGACATCCCCGGGCTGTGGCTTGGGAAAATCATTTACTGCCACAGCAGAGCGAACAGATGCAAAGAAATTGCCGGCATCAGCATCCATCGGGACCACTGTGACCACAGCCCTCTGGTTCCTCTGGCTgcgctgctcctcctgccctcagGGTCACCACACAAAAGGTGTAGGGGTTTATTGATGTGCAGCACGGTGATTTTGGGAGGACAGCCACAGCAGGGAGGGGGTTTGGGATGCCACCAGGACTGTCCCATCCTACAGACATTGCACGAGGAGGCTCAGGGGGAGCAGAGGAGCCTTTCTGTTCTCACTTCTGCCATTTACTTGTGCTCGTAGAGTTTGATGCTGGCAAAAGCAAAGGAGGAGTGGGATCAGGAGATCGTGGACaagcaggcagagaaggaaagatacCTATCCGAGCGGATCACACCACTGCACACCAGTGGGCTTTCCTTGAGCCAGCTCCAGGTATTTCTCAGGTCCGAGGGTGGAGTGAGCTAATTGAGCATGGAGGGGCATCGCTCACCGCTCTCCTGCTGTGCTTGGCCCCCAGGACCTGTGCAGGGAGCTGCACGAGAAGGTTGAAATTGTGGATGAAGAGAGATATGACATTGAAGCAAAATGCAACCATAACACTCGGGAGGTAGGAGGCAGGACGGGCTGTTTGTTTCTATGTAAGATGGTAGCTTGGGCCTCAATGGGGGTCTGTCATGGACTGGGCTGCgcttggatgtgggacatgcaccAGGGTTACCTAAGGGTTGGTATTTGCTCTGCACAGCATCTCTCAGCAAAAGGTTCATCCCTGCCTCAGGGAACTCAACCTGTCCACTGGGTCCACAGGGAACATCCTCGCTCTCCTGGCCACCCCTCATGAGTCTGAGAGCTCCTTCTCATGGTAATTCTGCCATCTGAGCATGCTGGGACAAGGCACTGACAACAGCTCGGTGCTCAGGTGGACAGTCCCTTGGTGAAGGTGGTCCTCATGGCCGCAGGAGAGATGCAGACCCCTCTAGGGCTCAGTTTTGGCAGAGATTCCTGCTTCACACAGGAACTTTTTGCGCAAGGCAGCCATGCGATGacctcccactcctcctcctttcctcaaCCTGCAGATTAAAGATCTGAAAATCAAAGTGCTTGATCTCCGAGGAAAGTTCAAGCGACCCCCTCTGCGGCGAGTCCGTGTGTCCGCCGATGCCATGTTGAGGGCTCTGCTGGGCTCCAAGCACAAGGTGTCCATGGATCTGAGAGCCAACCTGAAGTCTGTCAAGAAGGAGGACACGGAGAAGGTGGGTGACTCTTCTAGAGGCCAGAGATGGAGACACCTCCTGGGGATGCCCTTGCCCTTCTCCAAGGTCCCCTGTGAGGCCTGTGTGGGTTGTGCTGATCCCTTGTAAGCCTCAGAAATAGCATGGGGCAGTCCTTGTGAGGCACTGCCCATTGCAGGATGTTGTAGGACCACGTGGGAGCAGTTTCACTGGCCCAGGTAACTGGTGGATGATAACAAGTGAGATTTAGGGCTGCATCCGCGAGGGTCTTCCCTCCCAGAGCACGTGGGTGTCTTTCCGCTGGGGCCCCCTTGGCATGTCTGTTGAGCTGCACATGCAAAGAGTTTGGTCTTTGGTCTTCTAGGGAACCAGGAGAGCTCCTATTCAGTATAATCATGCGCAGAAAACACCCAGGAAACTCCCAGACCCAGATTAGATAAGACAGAGCAAGCCCAGCAAGCATGCTTGGCCTGAGATAAATGGCCCAGCTCACGTCGGCTTTGCAGAGATGCGAGAGGAGAAAGTCTCAATACCAGAGATGGAGAGCGATGCCCAAACCTGCCTGGGGTGCGCAGACACCCCAACGGCAAGAGTTGTGCCGCTTTGCTGAGGCCTCTCCCCAAAGGGGGTTTAACCCTTTGGTCCCAGCTCAGCAGACTAGACGAGAATCTcaactttcaattatttttcctttttttcccctcccctgttgATAGTATAGCACGTTTTCAGTCCTTTGGATAGAAAACTGTGTTTACAGTCCTCAACGCCAGGTGGTGAGCAGATCTGAGTTTATTTTAGATGTCGTGAGATGATTTTGGGGCACGGCTTGTAATCTATGAATGTTTGTGGGTTGGCAGAGCAGACACCTGGGCATGCTCCCAGAGCTGCCGTCATCTCCCTGCTCTGTTCTGGAAGCGGCTGCCAGGCTCTCACTGTCACACCAGCGATCCCAGTCTCCGCCAAAAGCTCAGAGAAGGTGGAGATGGGTTTTATGTGGGCTGGGAGGTCTGCGCAGAAAGTGTTTTTCCTTACATTTGCCCCGGTGTGCTGGTGTAAATCCAGAGTAAGTCCCATACGCTGGTTTCTTCCCCCTAAAGAAATTTTATGGGATTTTTGTGCCTTCCAGTGCATTCATGTAACTTAGCCAGGCTTTCAGGGGGTACCCACATGATTCCAGACCTCCCTGAGGAGACCAGACTGCTGTTTGCCATCTTCCCGGTCACCTCCACGTGCAGGGACACACGGCAGAGCTGGCTCCGAGGGGAGAAGGTGTTTGCAGCGGGGCACctgcctttcctgtgctgcttTCTCACGGGGCCGAGGGCTCTGTGCGATGGGGTGGGTGCTTGGAGCTGCTGGCCGCCCTGTCACAGGGCCATCGCAACCCCGCTCCTGTCCCTCCTGGCAGGAGCGCCCTGTGGAAGTGGGCGACTGGCGCAAGAACGTGGAGGCCATgtcagggatggaggggagaaagaagatgTTCGACGCCGCCAAGTCCCCCACCGGCCAGTGAGAGGTAGGGGACTGGTCCTCCTTCCCCgtgctccctgcagcatccctgatCCATGCTTGTGGCCAGGCAAATGCAGAAACTGTCCCCGCTCACTACAGAAAAAGGCATTACGTGCCCCATCTCCCACCCACGCTCGGGACGGGTGCCTGTCCTGCACGTCCCCACCACGGaggccctgccagcagctgtcctcctctcccagcttctccttCCCAGCTCTCCAGGGTCTGCTGCCTGCCCCACACCCATCCTGCACACCGTGGCACCACCAGCCGCCCGAAAACTCCTCTTCCACCCCACTGctctgctctgtttctctcccACAGGAGCATCGGGAAGAagaccctccccagccctgctgcctgcctccctttCCCTTGCTGCCCCTCCGTGCCCTTTGCGCCCTCACCCTGAATTCACCACTGAGCTGAAACACGTGGACAACTGTGTGGGAAGGAGATATGAGCTTCTTTCTTTCAGTACTGCCATCAGCCCTGCTCCCGCATGGCCCCGGCACAGCGGCTCCCGGTATCACCAGCACAGGCCATGCTGTCTCCGAGGGGCCACTggccacccctcccctcccctcccaccgctGCAGAGAGGCCCCGGAGATGGCTGCTGGTCCTCCCACTGCCCCATCCTCTGGCGGATGTTGCCTGAGATGTACCCGCGCGACTGCACCTGTATTAAAGGATGGTCTCCCGGGCACAGCGCCGCGTTGGCTTGTCACTGTAGGACCACTGGCCAGGGGCACATGCTGGTCCACAGCCTGGTGGGGAAGATACCCTGGTCCTTTCCTGCCACCCTGCAACGTCCCTGTGCCGGTGCTCAGGCCAGCAGCACGCCCTGGCGTCACACTTGCTTTGGGCTCGTCtcccccaggctgctccctggtgctccaccacctctgctgagacccccggcccctcaccgggctccagccccccaggcAGCAAGGCTTGGGTCTCAGTGTGGAGATGGTTGTCTGCTGGCTACCCCGACCCCTCTTTCTCCTCTGGTTTTGGAAAAGCCTCCGGAGCTTGTTCGCCCAGGCACCAGCTCCCCACTGGCAGCCCCGTCACAGGCACCGGAGCTGGGGGAATTGGGGCAGCCCCATTTCAAGCCTAAATTGGAGCGATGTGTCAGGAGAGCATGAGATGAATCCATCTTTTGGGCAAACAGCTCACGCTTCCCCACTAGTCCTACCATTTTCTATTTCACAGccccccaggctgcagctgattgagtgccagcagctggggatgTGCCAGCTCATTCccagagcagggctggtggggagaaTCGGTGAGAATTCGCACTGAATCGGGTCTTCTGCCTGGTTGCCCTGCAGGAGATGCTGAGGCTCAGCCCCCACGGGGTGCTCTTGGTGGCTGTAGCAGTGCCTTGTCCATGTCCTCAAGGCATCCAGAGGCATCGCAGCACCCATGGTTTCTAACCTGTGCCAACATAGTGGGTGTTTTGCAGCACACCCCAGCCCCTGTGTGGTGAGCTTGTAAAGTACGGAAAATGCTGTAAACTCGGAGCAAAGTGCAGGTtgcccagcaggcagcagggctgtaAGGAAACAGCATCAAAAAGTGCATGGTCTCCACCAGAGCTCGGTCTTcccagaaaaacatttatttctttaggGACAGAAGAAGGTGGCCCCCCGCAATTGGCTCTTGCAGGACTTTCTGCAGCAGACTCGGGAGCTCagtggccagcagggccagcgaGGGAGAGACACCGCAGGgaggtgggtttgggtttgggctCTGAACCGGGAGGACAGCTGGATTGCTCCAGGCGTCACATCCCCTCCTTTGGCCAATTCAGGGATACTGAGCCGAACCGCTGGCTTTTGTCCCTGGGCAAAGAGGGTTAGGGCAGATGGCGACTGATGGGAACACTTGTTTCCAGCATGGGCGTTAGCACCTGGGCTGCCACAACACCCAGCTGCTCCTTTGCAGAGAATTTAAGACTCAATATGAAAGCTCTTCCCCAAATTAGGGTTAGATCAGAGGTGGCTgccagctggaaaacacacatcTGCTCCCTTAGCAAGCACAAATGCTCCGTCTTTGTCTTTCCACCTGACCCTCCATCCCCATTGGCATCCCACTAACTGGGGGCAGGACCACCCCCTGCATGACTGGAGCAGTTGCATGGCGCACAGAGCCTTTTCCAcccattattttcctttctgagctTAATTCGGCAAagcagccacagcccagcactGCGCCAGGACTCGCAGACCCCTTGTCCTCGCCCTGCGCACCTCGGGACGGGCTCCTGGcgggcacagccctgggaagCAAATCCCCGTCTTGGCCAACCCAAGCGACTCTGCTCTCGGAGGCGATCGGAGAGCATGCATGGGGACATCCCACTGCTGAAGGCAAAGGGTTTCGGCTACGATCTCGCCCCTCCGAGCTTGCTGCCCCAGCGGGAGCCCTGCCGAGGCAGCGTCCTGGGATCTTGCCGCGCACGCTATCCCCAGAGGGAACTCACACACTCGGCAGCGATCCTGGCAGAGGAAGAAAGGTGTGTAGGGAGAGGCAATAACTGTTACCTGACCAACTGGTATAGCTGGAAAATGCAAGAGAGGTTTCGCAGAAACAAAGCCTTCTTCAGACCTGGAACAGACGCAGAAAATGGCAAGCCAAGTCCGAGTCGAGAACAGTTGCTCTGAGCTTAGTGCAATTATGCTAAtttggtaatttaaaaaaaaaaaaaaaagaaggggtggtgtttgtggggcagagagggatgGTAGTGAGATGAAAGGCAATATGGTGATGGGTGCTGTGGGACCAGGGTCCGTCCAGTGCTTGGCAGCCAGCCTGTGCCCGTGCCCATCTTGCCGTCACATCCTGCGCGCCAAGGGACCCGAAACTGCTGCGGAGCAAAACCTCAGGGCTCGCCAGCACGTCTCTGCAGCCGCAGAGAACCAGCCAGGGTGTACACATACACTCATCGTAGGCTGTAGGTGACTTTGCATGGCTGCCTTGTGTTTGAGATgagtggggggaagaaaaacccaaccccaaaagtCTTTGCTCTGCCAGTTCCCCCGCTTTTTCAAAGTACAATGTTCCCCAGTAACCATGTCTTGCTTTCATCCTTCTCCAGTGGAAAGACACCTCAATTGGTGATGGGAAAACAAAGTTTTATGGATTCCAGCTTTATTAGAAACATGGAAACCCCCCATTTCTTTACGGGGACTGAATCCCGAGGGGAAGTGCAGCTGTCTGCTCTGACCATGAGGCTCTCCTGGTTGGGTCGGGGGACTGGGGTCCAAgtcttctcctccacccccacTGCATCCGTGCCTCTGGGCCAGCTGGGAGCCCAGGTCTGCCCTTGGCCAAAGGGGCAGGTTGAGCCTTTCGTTCCACCTTTGCTGGCTTCCCTTGCACCAGGCCAGCTCTGCAGTcccactgctgcttccctcctAGGTGACAATAACCTcaatttcttctctctgaattAGAAGGGAACCATAAGATAGTCCCTTTTTACTGAAAAATCTGCCCAAATGGGAGACTTGTAAGGCTCCTCTTAGGGAGAGAAGCTGGCGCTGGACTAGCCACTAAtgaaattgtatttatttctagAAGAGTGAGTCCTGTCTCCTTGAACTGAACAGAGCCCTGTCCCTGCCGTCCTCCAGGTTGCTCCGTCGCAGCCAAGAGcccccaaagcaaagcaaagcaaagcaaagcaaagtgctGGAAGCTTGAAATTGCAGAAATTACCAATTAAtaggacaacagaaaaaaatatgaatcagGTCAATGATTTTCTACAGGAGAGGTTTTGCTGGCAAAACTGCAGTGAGGGAGATGCAAAGGGCTTGGCCTGACGTGGCCCTTCAAAAATATCCCTTCTAGCTGGTAGTAAGATGGTCCCTTCCTTTCCTAGGATGCTCTGCGACCTCCTTGCTATCAGTCATGCCTAGAGACATCTGAACAGTGCCCGAATATTTCCCCGAACGTATTTGCAGCTCAGCTGGTAGCTGGAGCTccaaagggaggaaggggaggaggactAGCGGCGATGGGCAACCCTGGGGTGTGAAGGGGTAAAGTTTATCCCGTGGCCTCTGCAGACCCCTGCAGCACCCTGTCCGG is part of the Larus michahellis chromosome 21, bLarMic1.1, whole genome shotgun sequence genome and encodes:
- the TNNI1 gene encoding troponin I, slow skeletal muscle, which encodes MLAKAKEEWDQEIVDKQAEKERYLSERITPLHTSGLSLSQLQDLCRELHEKVEIVDEERYDIEAKCNHNTREIKDLKIKVLDLRGKFKRPPLRRVRVSADAMLRALLGSKHKVSMDLRANLKSVKKEDTEKERPVEVGDWRKNVEAMSGMEGRKKMFDAAKSPTGQ